Proteins encoded together in one uncultured Desulfobacter sp. window:
- a CDS encoding carbonic anhydrase: MKKTSLRLILCLLLTCMIAFAGCSGEQKKPKPSPDQALQMLKDGNERFLSGKSEHPHLDKKRMMQSSLEDQGDHAYATILASSDSRVPVEAIFDAGIMDTFVIRVPGNVCNTDQVTAIEYGLDQVRTPVIVVLGNTQCAAVTAVTRAVNGQGDIPPMLANIEPAVKKAMEKYPQAKGDQIIPLAIEENIYISIRDLFMKSPATCELVNAGKIKVVGAIYDVSDGRVYWLEDETVDSILQKVEGKVDDTQVSDAPATSDEAAAEDQEAAPEVDEAVPQAHEEAVETDEVAPDAHDDAAKTLAPSEADETIAEPEAHDTEVSDEAAPESHDAHEVAPEAHEAAPDASAPPEAEETPAEHETHDTKSHT, translated from the coding sequence ATGAAAAAAACATCACTTCGGTTGATCTTATGCCTGCTGCTGACATGTATGATTGCATTTGCCGGTTGCTCAGGAGAACAAAAAAAACCAAAACCCAGCCCCGACCAAGCACTCCAGATGCTCAAAGATGGGAATGAACGTTTCCTCAGTGGAAAATCCGAACATCCGCATCTGGACAAAAAGCGGATGATGCAATCCAGCCTGGAAGATCAGGGGGATCATGCCTATGCCACTATCCTCGCCTCTTCCGACTCCCGAGTGCCTGTCGAAGCAATTTTTGATGCCGGAATTATGGATACATTTGTTATCCGCGTGCCCGGCAATGTATGTAATACAGATCAAGTCACCGCCATAGAATATGGTCTGGACCAGGTCCGCACACCGGTCATAGTCGTACTGGGCAATACACAATGCGCCGCAGTGACCGCCGTTACCCGGGCTGTCAATGGACAAGGCGATATTCCACCGATGCTTGCCAACATTGAACCTGCCGTCAAAAAGGCCATGGAAAAGTATCCCCAGGCAAAAGGCGACCAAATCATTCCCCTGGCCATTGAAGAAAACATCTATATCAGTATCCGGGATCTGTTCATGAAAAGCCCTGCCACATGTGAACTTGTCAACGCGGGTAAAATTAAAGTAGTAGGCGCCATCTATGATGTCAGCGACGGCAGGGTATACTGGCTTGAGGACGAGACCGTGGACAGCATTCTGCAAAAAGTGGAAGGCAAGGTAGACGACACCCAGGTATCTGATGCCCCTGCAACATCCGATGAGGCGGCGGCTGAAGACCAGGAGGCAGCGCCTGAGGTTGACGAAGCAGTACCCCAAGCCCATGAAGAAGCAGTTGAAACAGATGAAGTCGCGCCCGACGCCCATGATGATGCAGCCAAAACCTTGGCGCCGTCAGAAGCAGACGAAACGATTGCCGAGCCCGAAGCCCATGACACTGAAGTCTCCGATGAGGCAGCGCCTGAATCACATGATGCGCATGAAGTAGCACCTGAGGCCCATGAAGCGGCACCTGACGCTTCGGCGCCGCCCGAGGCAGAGGAAACGCCTGCGGAACATGAAACCCATGACACGAAAAGCCACACATAA
- a CDS encoding AAA family ATPase: MNQSTKTLSDSGYINEVINGVVDRVTFHNPDNGWSILKVLPFDRPGSRDTVVVHQTKVFAGATMEFEGAWTVHPKFGRQFKAVHAREKKPATASALEKYLGSGLIKGVGPKTAKKIVGHFKEQTLDVFESDIERLLEVPGIAHKKLEMISAAWTEHRAIRDVMMFLQSHGISTLFSVRIFKEYGHNAIAWITQDPYRLAADFFGIGFFTADKVALSIGLRTDSPPRIIAGIRHVLSAAREFGHCYLTYPQIKEQVENLLELDLAGQLETLLTEMETQRLLMRRDLPDDSGQPVACYYARSLYFDERYVARRLLDPGPERIFDQARIDRWVALFCQRYEMQLSAEQVAAVKGTVQQHFSVLTGGPGCGKTTATRVMVRLLEAMGQKVMLAAPTGRAAQRMSEVIGKPAKTIHRLLGWKAGGFKRDESSPLKTDFLVVDECSMLDINLTAALLKAVPRHSQVVFIGDYDQLPSVGAGNVLKDIIASQAVPCFRLTQVFRQANFSMIIKFAHQINKGRMPWIKSPFKYPAVWQDGTDCLFIDSDEATKEQISFVSRVKRLYENVDPETSNSNVLQEICISRDARDNDSGDLYEFRVDERCSPWETEIQIPKKFAHVDLTRLATTENRIQELMAVLEKVHPWSSLHYGLSALDAVKKLYLEWIPKYLGNNTEIQILSPMTRGSLGTLFLNREIQTAYNPMGPGKAQLTVGRRVFRTGDRVIHRKNNYDLGVFNGDIGLIDRINTVDITCTVRFLPDNRMVHYSQADIMELDLAYAITIHKSQGSEFEVVIIPVLTQHFKMLFRNLIYTGITRARKLAVFVGTRRALGMAIGNQDISRRQTALQALLTKKVDV; encoded by the coding sequence ATGAACCAGAGTACAAAGACATTGTCTGATTCCGGCTACATCAACGAGGTGATAAACGGTGTTGTGGATCGGGTCACATTCCATAACCCGGACAATGGTTGGTCCATTCTTAAAGTCCTGCCCTTTGATCGTCCGGGCAGCCGGGACACCGTTGTAGTCCATCAAACCAAGGTGTTTGCCGGTGCCACCATGGAATTTGAGGGCGCATGGACAGTGCATCCGAAATTTGGCCGTCAGTTTAAGGCGGTTCATGCCAGAGAGAAAAAGCCGGCTACGGCATCGGCCCTTGAAAAATACCTTGGTTCCGGGCTCATCAAGGGTGTGGGACCTAAGACCGCAAAAAAAATAGTCGGTCATTTCAAAGAACAGACCCTGGATGTGTTCGAATCCGATATTGAGCGCCTTTTGGAGGTGCCGGGGATCGCTCACAAAAAACTTGAAATGATTTCAGCGGCCTGGACAGAGCACCGGGCCATCCGGGATGTGATGATGTTTCTGCAGTCCCACGGGATCTCCACCTTGTTTTCTGTGCGCATATTCAAGGAATACGGCCACAACGCCATTGCCTGGATTACCCAAGACCCCTATCGTCTTGCCGCCGACTTTTTCGGTATTGGATTTTTTACTGCGGATAAGGTGGCTTTAAGCATTGGCCTTAGAACGGACAGCCCCCCAAGAATCATCGCCGGCATCCGCCACGTACTGTCTGCAGCCCGGGAGTTCGGACATTGTTATCTTACCTACCCCCAGATCAAAGAACAGGTAGAAAATTTGCTTGAGCTTGATCTGGCCGGACAGCTTGAAACCCTTTTGACAGAGATGGAAACCCAGCGGCTTTTGATGCGCAGGGATCTGCCCGATGACAGTGGGCAGCCTGTGGCCTGTTACTATGCCCGGTCTCTTTATTTTGACGAGAGGTATGTGGCCAGGCGTCTTTTAGATCCAGGTCCCGAACGGATCTTTGACCAGGCCCGGATTGACCGGTGGGTGGCGTTGTTTTGCCAACGTTATGAGATGCAGCTTTCCGCTGAGCAGGTTGCAGCGGTCAAAGGGACGGTTCAGCAGCATTTCAGTGTTCTCACCGGTGGGCCAGGATGCGGCAAAACCACGGCCACACGGGTAATGGTTCGTTTGTTGGAGGCAATGGGGCAAAAGGTGATGCTGGCCGCGCCCACGGGCCGGGCTGCCCAGAGAATGAGTGAAGTGATCGGAAAACCGGCCAAAACCATTCATCGACTTTTGGGCTGGAAAGCCGGCGGATTTAAACGTGATGAAAGTTCTCCTTTGAAAACAGATTTTCTGGTGGTGGACGAATGCTCCATGCTGGATATTAATTTGACGGCCGCTTTGCTTAAAGCGGTGCCAAGGCACAGTCAGGTGGTATTTATCGGCGATTATGATCAATTGCCTTCAGTGGGGGCGGGCAACGTGCTTAAAGATATTATTGCGTCACAGGCCGTGCCTTGTTTCCGGCTTACCCAGGTGTTTCGCCAGGCTAATTTTTCTATGATCATTAAGTTCGCCCACCAGATCAATAAGGGCCGGATGCCGTGGATAAAAAGTCCGTTTAAATACCCGGCAGTCTGGCAGGATGGAACCGATTGTCTTTTTATTGATTCCGATGAAGCGACCAAAGAGCAGATCTCCTTTGTAAGCCGGGTTAAACGTTTATATGAGAATGTTGACCCCGAAACGTCAAACAGCAATGTTCTTCAAGAAATTTGTATCTCCCGTGATGCCCGGGATAATGATTCGGGTGATCTGTATGAATTCAGGGTTGATGAGAGGTGTTCACCCTGGGAAACTGAAATCCAGATACCTAAGAAGTTTGCCCATGTGGATTTGACCCGACTGGCAACGACTGAAAACCGCATTCAAGAACTTATGGCGGTGCTGGAAAAAGTGCATCCATGGTCCTCTTTGCACTATGGGCTCTCTGCTTTGGATGCAGTGAAAAAATTATACCTGGAGTGGATTCCCAAATACCTGGGGAACAATACGGAAATCCAGATCCTTTCTCCCATGACCCGGGGCAGCCTTGGTACCCTTTTTTTGAATCGTGAAATTCAGACCGCTTATAATCCCATGGGCCCGGGAAAGGCCCAGCTCACCGTGGGCCGCCGGGTGTTCAGAACCGGGGACCGGGTGATCCACAGGAAAAATAATTATGATCTGGGGGTATTTAACGGGGATATCGGCCTCATTGACCGGATTAACACCGTGGATATTACCTGCACGGTGCGTTTTCTGCCGGATAACCGAATGGTACATTACAGCCAAGCCGACATCATGGAACTTGATCTGGCCTATGCCATCACCATCCATAAATCCCAGGGCAGTGAATTTGAGGTGGTGATCATTCCGGTATTGACCCAACACTTTAAAATGCTTTTCCGCAACCTGATTTATACCGGCATTACCCGGGCCAGGAAGCTGGCGGTTTTTGTAGGCACTCGAAGGGCGTTGGGTATGGCCATAGGTAACCAGGATATCAGCCGCCGCCAGACTGCGCTCCAGGCGCTACTCACCAAAAAGGTAGACGTATGA